GACGCGGCACGGCGTGAGTCCCCGGATTGCGCGCGATACAGAGTTGTCGCGAGAGGTGGTTTTGACACCCGGTGTATCGCACGGCTAACATCGCGCGCCATCCGCAGATTGCATTGCACTGTATTCCAACACCCGCTCTGGACTCCACTTCGGACTCCATCATCGCCGCCGAACGGCTCCCCCCCGTTCTGGAGGTTTCTGAACCATGCTGAAGGGCAAGACTCCGCTCGTCGTCGCGCTTGTGCTGGGCCTGTTGGCCGGTGTCATCGCGTATTCCGCCATCAAGAAGAAGGAGGCGGACGTCCGCCGCGGATGGAACCTGGTGCCCGTTGTCGTGGCGGCGCAGGACGTCCCTGAAGGCACGGTCATCACCTTCGAGATGATCTCGCAGCGCTCCGTGCCGGAGCAGTTCGTGACGTCGTCCGTCGTGCGTCCGGACTCCGCGTCCTACATCGTCAACCAGAAGGTGCTGGTGGCGCTGCAGGCGGGTGACCCGCTGCTGTGGAGCCAGTTCGAGACGACCAAGGCCGCCGAGCGCCTGTCGTCGAAGGTGCAGAAGAAGGCCCGCGCCATCACCATCGAGGCGAAGAACACCACGTCCGTGGGCGGCTGGATTCGCCCCAACGACCACGTGGACGTGATTGGCACCTTCCGCGATCCGCAGACGGACGAGAACGTCGCCGTGACGCTGCTCCAGAACGTCATCGTGGTGGCCACCGGCAAGATCACCGGCA
This genomic window from Myxococcus hansupus contains:
- the cpaB gene encoding Flp pilus assembly protein CpaB; amino-acid sequence: MLKGKTPLVVALVLGLLAGVIAYSAIKKKEADVRRGWNLVPVVVAAQDVPEGTVITFEMISQRSVPEQFVTSSVVRPDSASYIVNQKVLVALQAGDPLLWSQFETTKAAERLSSKVQKKARAITIEAKNTTSVGGWIRPNDHVDVIGTFRDPQTDENVAVTLLQNVIVVATGKITGTTNVNLIPENQREYNNISLMVLPEEAEILVLATELGQLTLSLRNEDDVDLIEERGRATISTLLSGERTRVLEQKRREIIQIIKGGAERAAGAGAP